The proteins below come from a single Nocardioides eburneiflavus genomic window:
- the cydB gene encoding cytochrome d ubiquinol oxidase subunit II: MELTTVWFALIAVLWVGYFCLEGFDFGVGMLLPVLARDETERRVMINTIGPVWDGNEVWVLVAGGATFAAFPEWYATLFSGFYLPLLLILVALIVRGLSFEYRHKRDEAEWKARWDLAIIVGSVVPALLWGVAFANIVAGVPIDADKEFTGTLFTLLNPFGLLGGLVTLTLFAAHGAMFVALKTDGDIRHRARDLAVRIGAVAAVLAVVFLVWTQVRTGTALTAVVFAVAALALVGGLVAARAGREGLAFVGTFATIGLAVVGLFLALFPDVMPSTTDPAYSLTTTNAAATAYTLKVMTWVAVVFTPIVLGYQAWTYWVFRKRISVHHIPTADLADASR; the protein is encoded by the coding sequence ATGGAACTGACCACCGTCTGGTTCGCCCTGATCGCCGTGCTGTGGGTCGGCTACTTCTGCCTCGAGGGCTTCGACTTCGGGGTCGGGATGCTGCTGCCCGTCCTCGCGCGCGACGAGACCGAGCGCCGCGTCATGATCAACACGATCGGACCCGTGTGGGACGGCAACGAGGTGTGGGTGCTCGTGGCCGGCGGCGCGACCTTCGCCGCCTTCCCCGAGTGGTACGCGACGCTGTTCAGCGGGTTCTACCTCCCGCTGCTGCTGATCCTGGTCGCCCTGATCGTGCGCGGACTGTCCTTCGAGTACCGGCACAAGCGCGACGAGGCCGAGTGGAAGGCGCGCTGGGACCTCGCGATCATCGTCGGCTCGGTCGTGCCGGCCCTGCTGTGGGGCGTCGCGTTCGCCAACATCGTCGCGGGCGTGCCGATCGACGCCGACAAGGAGTTCACCGGCACCCTGTTCACGCTGCTCAACCCCTTCGGCCTGCTCGGCGGCCTCGTCACCCTGACGCTGTTCGCCGCGCACGGAGCGATGTTCGTCGCCCTGAAGACCGACGGCGACATCCGCCACCGCGCCCGGGACCTCGCCGTGCGGATCGGCGCGGTCGCCGCCGTGCTGGCGGTCGTGTTCCTCGTCTGGACACAGGTCAGGACCGGCACCGCACTCACCGCCGTCGTCTTCGCGGTCGCGGCCCTGGCCCTGGTCGGCGGGCTCGTCGCCGCCCGCGCCGGACGCGAGGGCTTGGCCTTCGTCGGCACGTTCGCCACGATCGGGCTCGCCGTCGTCGGCCTCTTCCTGGCGCTGTTCCCCGACGTGATGCCGTCGACCACCGACCCGGCGTACTCGCTCACCACCACCAACGCGGCCGCCACGGCGTACACGCTGAAGGTGATGACGTGGGTCGCGGTGGTCTTCACGCCCATCGTGCTGGGCTACCAGGCCTGGACCTACTGGGTGTTCCGCAAGCGGATCTCGGTGCACCACATCCCGACGGCCGACCTCGCGGACGCCTCGAGGTGA
- the cydD gene encoding thiol reductant ABC exporter subunit CydD — MRPLDPAVLAHLRPARGSLALVVASGVTGGLATVAQAFALGALVVAAVTAPAGGWETAAWAFGALVLLRTAAAYVGQRAAARAAGEVSGALRDRLLDAARRPGGPDPDRLTVLATRGVAGVEPYVTRYLPALVPAAVLPVVTLAAITWLDPLSGLVVALTLPLVPVFAVLVGLTTRDRARTQWRALETLSGHFLDVVRGLPTLVAHRRAEAQVETIRAVTHRYRRATVDSLKVAFASSSVLELVATMSVALVAVTVGLRLASGSVGFEVALTVLLLAPEAYWPLRRVGAEFHAAAEGTAALADADAVLARASADAPGSVQPPSPALALRGLEIGHERPLTGPLDLELPARGLVAVAGASGCGKSTLLATLRGELAPLAGDVVVGGTPLTAVDPTWWRSRVAWAPQRPWLLADTIGANVRLGRPGAGDDEVWAALEAVDLGDVVRALPDRLATPLGEDGAGLSAGQRARVGLARVVLAERPVVLLDEPSAHLDEETERVVLDTLSRLARRSLVVVVAHRPAVLVAADRVVDLSRDLALPPRPQVAAVRTPSTAPPATRRHPAAARADLAEPADDRPRWGLRTATLLGALSTASGVALTATAGWLITRASEQPPVLHLMVAIVGVRLFGLARPVLRHVERVLSHDVVLRELAERRARVFADLVPLVPGRLGPRRGDLLTRVVDDVDALLDERLRVRQPLTGAALVGAGAALLTGLVAPVAGLVVLAVATTGGLAFALARHGTAAAEPRVLAHRAALGTRVEEVAHGARELEQWGATGRALAAVRSESGELARAVRRSTRTVAAATALSSAAAGLGVVAVAALVDPASTSPARLALLLLVPLALADVTGPLADAGALAVRARAARERLGRLAATEPAVTDPAVADPAPRAYDVTMDRVGLGWDGHPVLTLDHLGLRPGEHVGVTGPSGSGKSTLAATLVRFIDPVTGVVLLGGTDLRRLTLDDVRRRVGLVDDDPHVFASSVAENVRLARPGASDDDVRAVLDRACLGPWVDALPEGMHTHVGDGRREVSGGERARLALARSLLADPPVLVLDEPTAHLDGPTARVVADQLLGAATRSGRSIVWITHGTVGLGAMDRVVRLDDVPGRAGVSRPTLVGSATGG; from the coding sequence GTGAGGCCCCTCGACCCGGCCGTCCTGGCCCACCTGCGGCCTGCCCGCGGGTCGCTCGCCCTCGTCGTGGCGAGCGGCGTCACCGGCGGGCTGGCCACGGTGGCACAGGCCTTCGCCCTCGGCGCACTCGTGGTCGCCGCGGTCACCGCGCCGGCCGGGGGCTGGGAGACGGCGGCCTGGGCGTTCGGCGCACTCGTGCTGCTGCGGACGGCCGCGGCGTACGTCGGCCAGCGCGCAGCGGCGCGCGCGGCCGGCGAGGTCTCCGGCGCCCTCCGCGACCGGCTCCTCGACGCCGCGCGCCGCCCCGGCGGGCCCGACCCGGACCGCCTGACCGTGCTCGCCACCCGCGGCGTGGCCGGCGTCGAGCCGTACGTCACCCGCTACCTCCCGGCCCTCGTCCCGGCCGCGGTCCTGCCGGTCGTGACGCTGGCCGCGATCACCTGGCTCGACCCGCTGTCGGGGCTCGTGGTCGCGCTGACCCTGCCCCTGGTGCCGGTGTTCGCCGTCCTCGTCGGGCTCACCACGCGTGACCGGGCCCGGACCCAGTGGCGTGCGCTCGAGACGCTGTCGGGCCACTTCCTCGACGTGGTGCGCGGGCTGCCGACGTTGGTGGCCCACCGCCGCGCCGAGGCCCAGGTCGAGACCATCCGGGCGGTCACCCACCGCTACCGCCGGGCCACCGTCGACTCCCTCAAGGTCGCGTTCGCCTCGTCGTCCGTGCTCGAGCTGGTGGCCACCATGTCGGTCGCGCTCGTCGCCGTCACGGTCGGCCTGCGGCTGGCGTCCGGTTCGGTCGGCTTCGAGGTCGCGCTGACCGTGCTGCTGCTCGCGCCCGAGGCGTACTGGCCGCTGCGGCGCGTGGGTGCAGAGTTCCACGCGGCGGCCGAGGGCACCGCCGCCCTCGCCGACGCCGACGCCGTGCTCGCCCGCGCGTCGGCCGACGCCCCCGGGTCGGTGCAGCCGCCCTCCCCCGCGCTGGCGCTGCGCGGCCTGGAGATCGGGCACGAGCGCCCCCTCACCGGGCCGCTCGACCTCGAGCTCCCGGCCCGCGGACTGGTCGCGGTGGCCGGGGCGTCCGGCTGCGGGAAGTCGACCCTGCTCGCCACCCTGCGCGGCGAGCTGGCTCCCCTGGCCGGCGACGTCGTCGTCGGCGGGACCCCGCTCACCGCGGTCGACCCCACGTGGTGGCGTTCCCGGGTCGCGTGGGCACCGCAGCGGCCCTGGCTGCTCGCCGACACCATCGGCGCCAACGTCCGTCTCGGCCGGCCCGGGGCGGGCGACGACGAGGTCTGGGCAGCACTGGAGGCCGTCGACCTCGGCGACGTCGTACGCGCCCTCCCCGACCGGCTGGCCACGCCGCTCGGCGAGGACGGTGCCGGGCTCTCGGCCGGCCAGCGGGCCCGCGTCGGCCTCGCCCGGGTCGTCCTGGCCGAGCGGCCCGTCGTGCTGCTCGACGAACCGAGCGCGCACCTCGACGAGGAGACCGAGCGCGTGGTCCTGGACACCCTGTCCCGTCTCGCCCGCCGCAGCCTCGTCGTCGTGGTGGCCCACCGGCCCGCCGTGCTGGTGGCCGCTGACCGGGTCGTCGACCTCTCGCGCGACCTCGCCCTCCCGCCTCGGCCGCAGGTGGCGGCAGTTCGCACGCCATCCACCGCGCCACCTGCGACCCGCCGCCACCCCGCCGCGGCCCGGGCGGACCTCGCCGAGCCCGCGGACGACCGCCCCCGCTGGGGCCTGCGGACGGCCACGCTCCTCGGCGCCCTCTCCACGGCCTCAGGGGTGGCCCTCACCGCCACCGCCGGCTGGCTGATCACGCGCGCCAGCGAGCAGCCGCCCGTGCTGCACCTGATGGTCGCCATCGTCGGCGTACGCCTCTTCGGCCTGGCCCGGCCGGTGCTGCGCCACGTGGAGCGGGTGCTGAGCCACGACGTCGTGCTGCGCGAGCTCGCCGAGCGCCGCGCGCGGGTCTTCGCCGACCTGGTACCGCTCGTCCCGGGCCGGCTCGGCCCGCGGCGCGGCGACCTGCTGACGCGCGTCGTCGACGACGTGGACGCGCTCCTCGACGAGCGCCTGCGGGTGCGCCAGCCACTCACCGGCGCCGCACTGGTGGGCGCGGGAGCCGCGCTCCTCACCGGGCTCGTCGCCCCGGTCGCGGGACTGGTCGTGCTGGCGGTCGCCACCACCGGCGGCCTCGCCTTCGCCCTCGCCCGGCACGGCACGGCGGCGGCCGAGCCACGGGTGCTCGCGCACCGGGCCGCGCTCGGCACCCGCGTCGAGGAGGTCGCCCACGGCGCCCGTGAGCTCGAGCAGTGGGGCGCGACGGGGCGGGCACTCGCCGCGGTGCGCTCGGAGTCGGGCGAGCTGGCCCGCGCCGTACGCCGCTCGACGCGGACGGTCGCCGCCGCCACCGCGCTCAGCAGCGCCGCGGCCGGCCTCGGCGTCGTGGCCGTCGCCGCGCTGGTCGACCCGGCGAGCACGTCCCCCGCGCGTCTGGCCCTGCTGCTGCTCGTCCCCCTCGCGCTCGCCGACGTCACGGGCCCCCTGGCCGACGCCGGCGCCCTGGCCGTACGCGCGCGTGCCGCCCGCGAGCGGCTCGGCCGGCTCGCCGCCACCGAGCCCGCGGTCACCGACCCCGCCGTCGCCGACCCGGCGCCCAGGGCGTACGACGTCACGATGGACCGCGTCGGCCTCGGCTGGGACGGTCACCCCGTGCTCACGCTGGACCACCTCGGCCTGCGCCCCGGCGAGCACGTGGGCGTGACCGGGCCGTCCGGGTCGGGGAAGTCCACCCTCGCCGCGACGCTGGTGAGGTTCATCGACCCGGTCACCGGCGTGGTGCTGCTCGGCGGCACCGACCTGCGCCGGCTCACGCTCGACGACGTACGCCGCCGGGTCGGCCTGGTCGACGACGACCCGCACGTGTTCGCCTCCAGCGTCGCCGAGAACGTCCGGCTCGCGCGACCCGGCGCGTCCGACGACGACGTGCGCGCGGTGCTCGACCGCGCGTGCCTCGGCCCGTGGGTCGACGCGCTGCCGGAGGGCATGCACACCCACGTCGGCGACGGCCGGCGCGAGGTGTCCGGCGGCGAACGGGCGCGCCTCGCGCTGGCCCGCTCGCTCCTGGCCGACCCGCCGGTGCTCGTGCTCGATGAGCCGACAGCGCACCTCGACGGACCCACTGCGCGGGTCGTGGCCGATCAGCTGCTCGGTGCCGCGACCCGGTCGGGGCGCTCGATCGTGTGGATCACCCACGGCACCGTCGGGCTCGGCGCCATGGACCGGGTGGTGCGTCTCGACGACGTGCCGGGACGGGCAGGCGTCAGCCGCCCGACTCTCGTGGGGAGCGCAACGGGAGGGTGA
- a CDS encoding cytochrome ubiquinol oxidase subunit I translates to MDVLDIARWQFGIITVYHFLFVPLTIGLTAVIAGLETAWVRTGKEDYLRLTKFFAKLFLINFAIGVVTGIVQEFQFGMNWSDYSRFVGDVFGAPLAVEGLLAFFLESTFLGLWIFGWDKLPRGLHAGCMWLVHLGTLASSWFILAANSWMQHPVGYRFNPDTDRAELVDFWAVMFNKVQLVTFPHVILAAYMTAGTFLLGVAAYLYMKRKHEADRPMYHRAIRIGAAITLLAGIGVGVTGDLQGKVMTEVQPMKMAAAEGLYETSDSCAPFSVFTIGTPDGTEEKFAVTVPCLLSFLGTGSFDGKVEGINPLREEYVETYGQDPTAKAFTEGDYTPVIPVTYWSFRFMMGLGFFAAAGAALILWLTRGGRTPGVRWLGALGLSLPVATTLASSWGWIFTEMGRQPWVVFGLMTTESGVSPGVSTFEAATSLVVLTSLYALLAVVEIKLLVTYIRKGADPFVEPPDVPVGGADDDRPLTFAY, encoded by the coding sequence ATGGACGTCCTCGACATCGCCCGCTGGCAGTTCGGGATCATCACCGTCTACCACTTCCTGTTCGTGCCGCTGACGATCGGGCTCACGGCGGTCATCGCGGGCCTCGAGACCGCGTGGGTGCGCACCGGCAAGGAGGACTACCTCCGCCTGACCAAGTTCTTCGCCAAGCTCTTCCTCATCAACTTCGCCATCGGCGTGGTGACCGGCATCGTGCAGGAGTTCCAGTTCGGGATGAACTGGTCGGACTACTCGCGCTTCGTCGGCGACGTCTTCGGCGCCCCGCTCGCGGTCGAGGGCCTGCTCGCGTTCTTCCTCGAGTCGACGTTCCTCGGCCTGTGGATCTTCGGGTGGGACAAGCTCCCCCGCGGCCTGCACGCCGGCTGCATGTGGCTGGTGCACCTCGGCACGCTGGCGTCGTCGTGGTTCATCCTGGCCGCCAACTCCTGGATGCAGCACCCCGTCGGCTACCGGTTCAACCCCGACACCGACCGCGCGGAGCTCGTCGACTTCTGGGCGGTGATGTTCAACAAGGTCCAGCTCGTGACGTTCCCGCACGTCATCCTCGCGGCGTACATGACGGCCGGCACCTTCCTGCTCGGCGTCGCGGCGTACCTCTACATGAAGAGGAAGCACGAGGCCGATCGCCCGATGTACCACCGCGCCATCCGCATCGGCGCGGCCATCACCCTCCTCGCCGGGATCGGCGTCGGGGTGACCGGCGACCTCCAGGGCAAGGTGATGACCGAGGTGCAGCCGATGAAGATGGCCGCCGCCGAGGGCCTCTACGAGACCAGCGACAGCTGCGCACCGTTCTCGGTCTTCACCATCGGCACGCCCGACGGCACGGAGGAGAAGTTCGCCGTCACGGTCCCCTGCCTGCTGTCGTTCCTCGGGACCGGGTCGTTCGACGGGAAGGTCGAGGGGATCAACCCGCTGCGCGAGGAGTACGTCGAGACCTACGGCCAGGACCCCACCGCGAAGGCGTTCACCGAGGGCGACTACACCCCGGTCATCCCGGTGACCTACTGGTCGTTCCGCTTCATGATGGGCCTCGGCTTCTTCGCCGCCGCCGGCGCCGCCCTGATCCTGTGGCTGACCCGCGGGGGCCGTACGCCGGGCGTCCGCTGGCTCGGCGCGCTGGGCCTGAGCCTCCCGGTCGCCACCACGCTGGCGTCCTCGTGGGGCTGGATCTTCACCGAGATGGGTCGCCAGCCGTGGGTCGTGTTCGGCCTGATGACGACCGAGTCCGGGGTCTCCCCCGGTGTCAGCACCTTCGAGGCGGCCACGTCGCTGGTCGTGCTCACCTCGCTGTACGCCCTACTCGCCGTCGTCGAGATCAAGCTGCTCGTGACCTACATCCGCAAGGGCGCCGACCCGTTCGTGGAGCCGCCGGACGTGCCCGTCGGCGGGGCCGACGACGACCGCCCGCTCACGTTCGCCTACTGA